AGTTGTCACCCTCAAAATATGTTGGTTTTAAAAGCTCAttgttgctgcattttttttttaaattcttgtgGATGCAGGTGAACAAGATTTAGTAAACTGCtcttaatgttttataaatTCCTCTGAAACCTAAAATAATCCCTAAAGGTAGAATTGACAGTTCATTTTTAGGACTTGAAGCGAATGTGAAGCTACTTGTAGGGCACATATGAGACGTTTTAAGTGCGTATATAAcaactactgctactactactactactactactaactaTAGTAGTAATAGTACTACTTTACTACTTTACTACTATTGCTATACTACTCTTTGTATTGCTACTACTTTTACTGTTACTGCTCTTCCTGTtagtatattattattattattagtagtagtagtagaattattattattattattattattatcattataattattattattccctTTCCTTGTTAGAACTCCAACTACGACCTTTGTTCCAGCTGAAATTTCCAACTgctttgacatttaaatgcaaCGCACTTTTACAACCGCTAACATCAGTATTAGCATTGTGAGCTTGTTAGCATGCTCAAATAATCAAATCAGCACATAGGACACCAAAGAAAAGAACATGACAGTAAATTCCGTCAACACTCAAATGCCAGTTTAGCTTTTAGCTCAAATTGTGACTGTAAATGTAATTGGCTTCAGCTGGTTTCTGTTGTGTGCATTAATTTTAGCTGGTGTATCAAATGACCTGGCAACAGTGCATATAAtcaaaaaagaatgaaatatattctgcataaaaatattaaacaataaaatatattttagaaaacaTGACATAAGCAGTGGTGGAATGTAACTGTACATTTagtcaagttaaaaaaaaattattctgCAACAATTCAaggaaaaatattatttttactccaccacATTATTCTGACAGCTGCACTTACTTGAGTAATTAAAACATTTGGAAAGCACATAAAATAGGATGTAATGTATATGATATGACATATCTGACTTCACTTATTGTGGATTTAACCACAAATTTAGCCCAgaattgaaaaacaaacaaacaaagaaaacaaaaaaacgctcTGAAACTGAGTAGCTAAACTTTCCAGTAATAAAGTCCCCGTCGACATTTCCAggttattttgtcatttaaaccTCAACATTATTtctaaaatgaattttaatgcATCTTTTGTTTACTGTTGGCCAAAAATTGCACAGACGCTGgattttcataataaaagtAAGAATGTAGAGCTCTGTGGTGTTGAAACATGCATTTTAAAGTGACGTCTAACTGTCAAACACCATCTCTGAGACGGTTCATCACCTCCTCTGCATCCATCGCCTTCGATCATGATGATCGACGATTCACGCTGTCGATCATCGCCTTGTTTCTGTAAACCAGCTTCATCTGTCAGCCCATCCTCACTGTCTCCACCTCCATCTTTTCCCCTCTGCATCCCGACCTCCTGACCTCCTTCCAGGCCGTTAATGGCCCCGGGAGCGGCTACGCCTACTCCCTTCCCTCCACCCCAGTGGTGGCTCACCGGGAGCTCCGGGTGGCTCAGGGCGAAGGGGGAGGTAGCATCAACGCTCGCTCCCTGAAAGGCATCCCCAGACGGCCATCACTCTTTAAGGTCAGTGGTCACCTTCCCGTCATTTCACCGTCATTTCACCTCATCCACCCCTCTGCGACCCTCTAATGATCTCTTGTAAATCCTCTAAATGTCTCCCTACTGCTGGATCTGTTTCAGAACCGAGAGTCGGATAAAAAGGCTGGTGATGCTAAAGGAGACCTGAGCGGTGTGCGAGGCGTTCCAATCAAACAGGTCTGATTTTTATTACAACATAAccccaaaaatgttcaataaaatGAACTATTTAACTTTTGCTGGGGTTCCAGACTGTGGTCAGGTGTAGCCTGTTTGCTGTTAATAGTCTTGAGATGTGTCTAGAACTTGACTGAAGTTCTCCTGTGGCAAACtgaacataatatatatatttttaaggcGTCCTTGAGGATTCCCAACAGCATTTGTGAAATGAAAGATCATTTTGAAATGGAAGAAGTCGGAAAACACTAGGGCTCTTCCTTTAGTTAGTAACTGAGTAATAGGGCAAGAAGAACTTTGGGTAGTTACCAGACCCAACAGTCACCTCCTCTAGAGCTTCAGAGGTCCTCAGCACAAATTAGAGAACCTGCAGGAAGGATGACCATCCCAGCAGCACCTCAGCAACGAGGAATTATTTTAAGAAGAATTTTTAAGTAAAAGATGCTGTCGtatctgctctcagatgtacttcgctttggataaaagcatctgctaaatgaaattgtagaattgtacaACTGTTTAAATGCTACAGTTCCCCTGCTAGGTGGGAACAAAAGTGCACTATTTATTTCGCCTTACATAAGCTGTACAAAAAACTGTTGTTTCATCCTTTTTCAACCTTTCTCAAGGGTGTTCTATTAATATAAACGCTCCCAGCTATTGTTGTCGAACTctttctgttctgctgctgcactttCTGGTGTCGACGCTAAATTTAGGAGGATACATGGCATCGTTTTGTGACCTTGgtttgctgttttccacagaGCATCCTGTGGAAGAGAAGTGGCAGCTCTCTGAATAAGGAGTGGAAGAAGAAATACGTCACCCTGTCCAACAATGGCACGCTGTCGTACCACTCCAGCTCCAGTGTAAGAAAACACCGCAACGACGATCAATATGGCAGTAAAACAGCAAACAGCCAGCAGAGGAGAGAATATCTGCAGCTTTTTAGACTTAACTGCACTTTAAGATTCATTGTGTGGCTCAGCTGTAGTTCTCTGCCACCTgatggattttgttttttactgtagtCTTCAATCAtgatgaatttatttgattactGTGGCAACAAAATACATTACATGAGCCAtcagatgctgctgcagcttaaAATGTGTTCAATGCATTGAAACTTACAGTAGTTGGAGATCCTGTCTTTCTTTACATTCCCTTTTTCAATCCTAATTTTTTTAGCAAGCCATAAtaacattcaattcaatttaataTCATTTCTATACAATGATATAAGtttaatttacagtttaaaaacacaaacatgaaagtttatatttttcattgtcatactaacacggtctcacggggattcgtgaaactgtcacgtcagtttttgtttcggtttcgtgcgcaccaacacgatgtcgtcatgtttttcgtgccgctcaccacgagcgaaacccgctgtggtaatcacatctgaaagtggtttataccggcggattcatgacgatctaagctgtccatcggcgtttgcggtggccgctgcggccgccggacattctttaaatccctatgcaaattcggcggattcatgacgatttaagctgtccatcggcgtttgcggccgccgccgccgccgccgccattGCGGCTGCCAGACATctggccgcagcggcggccgcaaacgccgatggacagcttagatcgtcatgaatccgccgagtttgcataggaatttaaagaatgtccggcggcggcggcggcggccgcaaacgccgatggacagcttaaatcgtcatgaatccgccgaatttgcatagggatttaaagaatgtccggcggccgcagcggccaccgcaaacgccgatggacagcttagatcgtcatgaatccgccggtataaaccactttcagatgtgattaccacagcgggtttcgctcgtggtgagcggcacgaaaaacatgacgacatcgtgttggtgcgcacgaaaccgaaacaaaaactgacgtgacagtttcacgaatccccgtgagaccgggctgactTTTAACCCAGTAAGAGTTGGTGTTTTCAACCAACTATGTTGCTAACATTATCTTGACGGTAGCCTCTGTGCTTCTATTGTTAGCCTAATAAGCTAGCTAgctacagatttttattttaaccgACAAAAGTTGTCATTGTTGGCTATAAATAGGAAATTATGGTTCTTGTCAATTGAAAAATGATACTAAAACCTTAGATTTTCAATGTTTTAGCTTTTGTCATTGTAAACTACTTTGTGTGTTGCATCATAACTAACAGTTTGAGCAGGGACAATGCTAAATGCTAAAAGTAAATTTTAGCACAAATACAGAGTAATAAACTGACTCAGTGACATATAAGTAACACAGTGACTTTGTCATAAGTCTGTTAGTATTAGCCACCAGCTAAAGAGGCAGGACAAGAGTGGGACAAGGCAGAAAGCTAAAGCTAAATTTTAGCATAGATACAGTACAGTGAAAAACTGACTTGGTGATCTGTCAGTAATAGAATAACTTTGTTTGAAAATTACTAACGTTAGCTAGCCAACAGCTAAATGCTGTTGCAAGCGCTACCTTTTATTTCTCAAACTTTACCCTTTCCAAGATAATCAATGTCAGTGCTAAACATGTTCCCAACTTTGTCATTTACAGGACTACACACAGAATATCCATGGAAAGGAAATTGACCTGCTGCGTGTGACAGTTAAAGTTCCTGGGAAACGTCCTCCAAGAGCTGTTGCACCTGCAGGCCCCTCGCCTGTTCCCCCCAGCTCCACACCTGGAGTCAACGGGCTGAGCAAAGAGCCAGCCGCCGCTGATAGTACCAGCACAGGTATGTGCAAACACGGAAACAGAGTATGCATACTTGTTACTGTGCATTAAAGTGCACAATGAGTAAGGTGATTTTACTGTGTTTACACTTCTCATTAACAAAGACCAATAATACTTTCTGACTTCATACTGCTTTCTGTTGCTGCCAGACCAAAAAAACCTTCAACCGATTTTCTATTAAagatttaaatctttaaaaaataaaataaaaactgtaaaatatatacactactgttcagaaatttgggctcacacagacaatttcatgttttccatgaaaactcacttttattcatgtgctaacataactgcacaagagttttctaatcatcaattagcctttcaacaccattagctaacacaatgtagcattagaacacaggagtgatggttgctggaaatgttcctctgtacccgtatgtagatattccattaaaaataagttgtttccagctagcatagtcatttaccacattaacaatgtctagactgcatttctgattttaaaaaaaaattctttcaaaactatggacatttctaaacaaccccaaacttttaaactgtAGTGTAGTTTAACTCATTATAAAGACTCAACTTCTTGCAATATTGCACATGCATACATTGCAATGTCAGGGCGGAATTATCAACATCCTGCAACAAACTGATAAGATAAGACTGCTATTTTGGGGACAAAAGTGCAGAACTTCACATTTTACAGCTCTGTACAGCGACAGACAACATGATAACAAAGTCATAAACACACAGCTATGAAGCCCCACATAtatcttctcttctcttctcttctcttctcttctcttctcttctcttctcttctcttctcttctcttctcttctcttctcttctcttctcttacATTATCTTCTCTTACATCATCTTCTCTTATCTCATTTTCTCTTctctcatcttatcttatcttatctcatctcatctcatctcatctcatctcatctcatctcatcttttcttctcttctcttatctcatctcctctcatcttctcttctcttaatttattttatctctTCTCATTGTCTCCTATCTTtctttatctcatctcatctcatcttctcTTAACTTAACTTGTCTTGTCTTAAAAAGACAAAGTATATCATTTGGAAGTTTGTGCTTTATGTGATCATGGCTCCTTTTGTTTTGCACATCATGAAAATATGATCTACTGCATATATAACCCCTTCACTTTCACTCTTGTCATCAGTTCCCCAGCTATGTCCAGCCACCCTGTCTGTGGTGGATGATCGGTCCGGTGGTTTGTCTCCACAAGGAGGTGAGAGAGGACTTCAACGCTGCCCCTCCTCACTGTCCACTAAAGCACAAAGTGTCGGTACGTATAGAGAAAAGCTAAACCTCTTAGTCTGTGCACCCACATCAAAAACACTGTAGCTCCCTTACGACTGCAcagattatttaatatttttgccCCAAATGTCAGATGCCCTCGAAGGGACGGCCAGTCCTTTTGCTGGAAAAGACCCCGGCCAGTCGTCTCCTATGAGCGACAGGAAGAAGAACAGGAGGAAGAAGAGCATGAATCAGAAAGGAGACGCAGCCGTCGGACAGGCTGAAGGTAAAATAGATTCTACTGAGCAAACTGTTTCTGCATGACGTCAATCTGGTGCTGCAAGGAGTAGCATTAAAGTAGACTTTTTTGCtgtgtaaataaacacacaggAAGTATTTAGATATACGATGAGCAAGCAGGAAAATAACGCATTAGTTTGTTTTGGGGGCTTTATTCCTGCTGTCATCAGTTGTTACAATGAACAGcttgaacattttaaaaaatatgcttGTATCATTGTTTTTCCTGGCTCAGAATGCCTCTGGGGGGTGGTTATGCACGACAGTAAGCATGATAAAGCATAATTTGCTGAACAAAAATGTCTAGTATGCCttaccacacacatacacgcatatatagttttaaaaaatcgtCATTTCTTATCTTACTATAATTGTTATTAAAATTTCATTAGTACTTTTTTAGAAGGAATGACAAGCTGACTGTAAAATTTCAGTAATACAGTAACTCTGAAGTTTGCTAACaatagctaacattagccagcAGCTAATGAAGCAGAACAAGATGCTAAAACAAAATTTAGCACAATTACAGGGCAGACACACCCAACTGAATGAGTAGTAAGTTAGTAACACAGTAGGTCTGTGTAAAGTTCGCTAACATTAGCCACCAGGTAATGAAGCAGTGTACAGGTGGGACAGCGCTAAATGCTAAAACTAAATTTTAGCACAGATACAGAAGAATGACAAACTGACTCGGTATTATGTCAGTAACACAGAACCTTTTTCTAAAGTTCATCAACAACAAACATTAGCCACTAGCTAATGAAGCAGCTAATGAATACTGAGGAATAACAAACTGACTAAGAGATATATTAGTAACAGTAACTCAGTGTGAAGTTTGCTAGcattagctaacattagccaccaGCTAATAAAACAGGGAAAGAGTGCTAAATGTGGAAACTAAATGGTAGCACAGATACAGTAAGTGATAAACTGTGTAGGtaatatgtcagtaaaacagCCTTATCTGTCTAAAGTTTGATACATTAGCTAGTATTAGCCACCAGCTAATGAAGCAGAGCAAGGGCGGAACAACACTAAATGCTAAAACAAAATTTTAGTACATATAGTTGCACATCGAAtgaatagaccctttatttgtttacaaacattgtgacgttttttgtgggcggggcttatgctggaggcaaaagcggagcgagaagtcaagcaggactgggagtatttagtttgcgctgggagtttgcgctgcaaactcgagcatttttaacccgttatacaaacaaattagtaagtgtaccgccggcggtacacttactaatttgcataggaatttaaagaatgtccgaaggttgcaaacgcgattatataaacactatatgccgatggaaagcttagattctcatgaatccgccggtataaaccactttcagatgtgattaccacagcgggtaatataaacacatttgtccaacaaacaacgaatatccatccatcctttctctgtacgcggctttaacgtacacagcgcgactgacatttctgggttcattattacacacagatgaaaatattccacaaaaacggccataagcTAACCTtggtcatccagacaacacaaaccagtaaactattttgtccaaaacatgtctttaagtcggtatataatccacgaatcggacgttttcaaggaaatgcacctcgcgatgcgcgtccaatattccctgtatttctcgtcatatttaacgggttattgtttttgattgtatttttttctgtgtcttgttgtgtccttgttcttatggtgtgtgtatttggacccagtgtctggaataaagctgaattgaattgaattgaatatttttttatttacaaatagaatattagcgatttattgtactgaaaatggctggaattgactgcagctgatcgtctctgtccattcttttcgcctcagtgaatttaaccacaactgtcttcgttccctctgagcacgagtgttcggtggaatcctataaaactttaatttgcgttcgccaatgtcattcctcctattctggcatccaaaaacacagcaggacgacattttagaaaagttgatagagcctagtccctcagtctttcgccttgcttcctcttttgcctccagctaaagctgtgacgtcattcgtgacgtgggtcattaaagggtctataagCAGCAAATTTTTCTATTGGTACATTTACATTTAAGTATGTTTTTGGGTCTTCTTGAAGAAGAGAAGCACTTATTTTCTGATATCTTCACTTGTTACTATGAACAGCTTGAACATTTTAATATATTCTCATATATCTGGGATTTTACTGTCTTGGAACACCACTGGGGGGTGACTGCACTACAGTAAGCATGATGAAGCATAATTTGATGAACAAAAATGGCTGTTATGCTTAAAAAATATTCTCAATTCTTATCATTTTGACTCTGGGGATTTTCCTGAAACCTCTTTGTAGGTTGTACCAAAACTAATTGTTTAAGCAGCAAAAGGCCCTCATTCTGACAGTTTCCTATTTTCTATCTTCCTCCTGGGTATCTTCTGTGTGAATACAGATTAGTGAATTTGTTTCTCTTAATATTTCACAGCAGCTTTTCTCTTAACACTTGTCTCCTTatgtttctctttttccttttcctgtGCTTATCTCTTGCTCTGCAGCCAAAcgcaaaatgtggaaattaaaGAGCTTTGGTAGCTTGAGAAACATTAATAAGACAGGTAACATGCGAGGCTGATGGATTTACACACGACATGCATGCTTCTCTCCGATTGTTTTGCTTTTCCGTGTGTCTGACTCCCATTATTTATATCCCAAAGTTCATTTGACTTGTTTCCAGTTTAACAACCCAAAGATTTCTCCGTTCTCACCTTCCATCAAGCAGCTGTTTTGTCctggtttgcatttttttttttttttattcactgacTGAATGCTCCGTAGATTAATCCGCCGTAAATCTGTCGCACACCTGCAGATCTCACTGGActttcttctgcttttattttccttgcagaggaagaGAATGCCGACTTCATTGTTGTGTCGTTTACCGGGCAGACGTGGCACTTCGAGGCCCCAAGTCTGGAGGAAAGAGACTCGTGGGTGTCAGCTATAGAGAGTCAGATCCTGGCCAGTCTGCAGTCCTGTGAGAGTGGCAGGAACAAGGtaagaaaaagtcagaaaacacattttctcgaGTCGTTTATTACAGTTAATATTCGGTCTTGGTTATCTCTGTTTAACCTATGAGAAAGAAGTACATTGTTGACTTGTGCAGACACATAATTTCTTGGAATTTAAACAGACTTTATGGCAAAATCTGCTACCACACTGTGTCTTTAAACATCTACCTGAAGGTTTGATTGATTGGAAATACACCAGTCAGCCACAACATAAATCCTACTGCTGGAAACAGTGAATGAACTAGACTCTGGAGTAGACTGTCATGCAGAGACGGAGGAAGATTTAACCTATAGTTTCTGATTTGTAAAACGGCTGTTCTGAATTGGAGATTTCACTGTTCTTTTTTTGCATCTAGACCACATTAAACCAGGGCCATATCTAAAATGAGGTCCTTAGTCATCTCTGGAATAGATTGTCGTACAAAGGTTAAAGActctttaaaaaatgcatattgATATGGAAAaccagataaaaaaaacagtgagcTTAGGTGGGTCAAACCTTGAATTGATTTTCGCACAAAGGCCAAAGActctttaaacaaaaatatatgaTGTGTAATCCATGGATACTTTTTGAGGTCAATATATAAAGAATAAATTGACATAATCAGTATTCAGGCACTAAATTAAAAGTGTCCTATATAGTATACACAACATGAGCTAATTAGCATGCTAATTCACACGTTAGCATATCGTTGCTAAGTTCTTTTTAGGTCACAGAGCCTTTTTCTGTCCTCAGTGAAACTCTTTCTTTGAGTGAAATGATGTTCAGTCCCAAGAATAAAATGCCTACAGTGCTTTTTAAAGGTGgctcagagaaaagaaaacagaaagaaactcAGAAAAATGTCTTACTGAGTAGCGTTAGCATCCGTTTGTTTGCGGCTAGCCACACAATTACAGTGTGCCTCTTTGTTTCTTTAGTCATAAATATTTAATggtaaaaaaatttaaatttaaaaacagatttgtaaTATCTTTAAATATCGTCTGTAGATTATCcagctcttttttaaaaatgtattcgcTACACACATGAGACtgttcaatcaatcaatcaatcaatcaatcaatcaatcaaacaatGTTTTACTTTCCATGCAAATGAAACATAACACAGTGATTTATCGATGAAAGGAATAAATATGCAGCAAAACTATTCACACAATGAGAAAATAccagatgaaataaaaataatgaaaagaactaaaataagatataatatctataaataaaatataaataaatatatgggtaattggaaaaaatagaaaccaaaattccaaaaaacagaagaagaaaatattttttgagtaaaagaaaaaaaacaattcagtgaattaataaaatatgttaataTCTGCAGATGTAGAAAAAACAATTGAtaaaatttgtttttgaaagagtGATAAATACAGTCCAATAAATCGATACTAATCAATACATGTTACTGTTCAATACATCCACATAGAGACAGAGGTGGATTTAAACAGAAgtatttaaaactttaaatacaTCCAGTCTGTCATGTCTGTattgtagtttttaaatgtaattattattttaatttctgaaGGCATCCTATTAATTTAtttgtcctttttatttttcatgaagttatttttcttatttataaaattatttaaagttttcaaaatattattattatttctatttattgtattatcatttattgttaaattattttattgttattaattatttaattttcgtAAATTCTTAACATTAAATAGGCTACACCCACATACATATGGCACATGTATAATATAGTTTTTGAATGTTCAGTTAAACAATTTTAATTACTGACAGGAtcgttttaattttatttatcctTTATATTCTCATTTACTTTaagatttttgttcatttattttcattccaTTTAATTTATAGTCATTCTAATGTCATTATGTTATCTTGTGTGATGTGTAACTATTTGACGTTATGAAATATTAGCTCCAGAGGTTTTATAATACTGTCAAGTATTTGTATACTAGTTACAGACTCTTATAATTGAAATTGGTgataaatatattaataaacACCTGCTTACAactacattatttatttaagtGAGTTAAACGTTGTTGTTGCTCTTCTGTGTGCAGAGATGGAATAAAAACACGGTGTGTTTATGAAACACAGTGtggatgtaaataaatgatgttttgtgtttgttcaggCCCGGAGGAGCAGCCAGAGTGAAGCTGTAGCGCTGCAGGCCATCAGGAACGCCAAAGGCAACGGTCTGTGTGTGGACTGTGAAGCACCGAGTGAGTTTCTAAATGTCATCGTGTTTCCTCAGGTTCTGTGAAACCAAATGAGATTAGTGGTTTTAGCAAATATCTTGAGTCGAAATCAGAGTTTTTAATGTCACAAATCTGCTGGATTTCTATGGTAACTGATGGAGCTAAACTGGTCCGGAGCAGGTTCTGACCAGAGCTTAAATCTGCTGGAAGAAGCGTCTCCATATAAACAAATCATCTCCTGATGATTTAATGAGCAATACAGATTCACTGAGAACTGTAGCTATGTTCTTTGAGTCAGAAACTGTCTAAAATGCTTggaaatggttttaaaattgCTTAAAAACTGTACCCTAGGACCCAGAATTTCCAAAATTATTTGAAACCTGTCCACATCGAGTTGCAAACTATTTAAAAGCTttggaaaatgtccaaaattacaaaaaaaatgtctaaaagaaCCCAAACCTGTCCAAATGGACTTGAAACTCAACctaaatttgttaaaaatgatcagaaatgttttaaaatgtgtccaaaatgacttcaaatgtttctaaatgaatcaaaatttatctaaaatgtcttaagacatgtctaaaatgatttcaaacttgtccaaaaggACTGAAATCcagttcaaaatgactaaaacctgTCCGAATAGACTTGAAACTCTACCTAAGTTagttaaaaaatgctttgaaacgAGTCCAATAGGACTCAAAAATTGTAcaaaaggactcaaaatggtggaaaaatgaCTGGAATTATGTCCAAAATGGGTTCAgcctgtttaaaatgttttgaaaattgacacaaaattgtgcaaaatgactcaaaacttgtccaaaatgtcttaaaatatgtctaaaatgaattaaatgttgTCCGAAAGGACTCAATATTGACCCAAAATGACTAGATTCCTGTTCAAAAggtttaaaacagttttttttttttgggacgGGCAGTGTACAGCAATCAGTCAAATTGAAGATGGTCAGACGTTATCAGGTTTACCTCCAGTAACCGGTTCTCCTCCTTTGCCCTCAGATCCCACCTGGGCCAGCCTGAACCTGGGAGCTCTGATCTGCATCGAGTGTTCAGGGATCCACAGGAACTTGGGGACCCACCTGTCTCGTGTCCGGTCCCTGGACCTGGATGACTGGCCAGGAGAGCTGACCCAGGTCCTGGCCGCCATCGGGAACCACATGGCCAACAGCATCTGGGAGAGCTGCACCCAGGGCCGGACCAAACCGACCCCGAACGCCACACGGTAGGTTCAAACAGAACATCTAATTATTTTAATCCACGCTCCAACAGAAACAGGCCTCTAGTTGCTGTTACACTGATCAGTTTATTTACCAgcacaaatatttccttttaaaCAAAAGAAGTAAACAATGCAATTAATGaactaaaatatgtaaatgcatAATTAAATAGAGAAATCAATAACAGTAagtgtaataaataaatgaaaacaacacttTCTTATCAGTCATTACTAATCAATGTTTTGCTATAAAACTTTAATACACCCAGTCTGTCACAtgtatattttagtatttagatgtatattccatttattttcatCCCCATTAACTTAACTGTTTTAATTACTAATGAGGTacagttcattttgttttttatttgcttttttatttacttttagtccaggtatttttacttttgttttatttaatttaatctggttttattttaatttattcaatTTAATCTAATTTAGTATTTTGTCTATTCTATTATAATTTATAGctaatttattatttacattatatTATCTTGTGTGATGTAAAATTATTTAACTtattatgaaaaaataataatgataaatataaataaataaatacataaactattaaattaatttataGGGATTATATCAAACTTTAAATACACCTTATATGTCATATGTATGTTTaggtattttaaatgt
The window above is part of the Acanthochromis polyacanthus isolate Apoly-LR-REF ecotype Palm Island chromosome 6, KAUST_Apoly_ChrSc, whole genome shotgun sequence genome. Proteins encoded here:
- the agap2 gene encoding arf-GAP with GTPase, ANK repeat and PH domain-containing protein 2 isoform X5 — encoded protein: MAPWDKLQINSKAFIVNIANSQEWTLSRTIPELRLGVLGSLKSGKSALVNKYITGSYAALEKPDGGRYKKEVLVDGQSHLLLIREEPGPPDAQFSSWVDAVILVFSLENEASFQELYQLYSQLSSHRSDIPVIVVGTQDKISSTNPRVIEDQRARQLCIDVRHSLFYETCATYGFNVDRVFSEAAQKIVAQKKQAALQACKSLPNSPSHSGGSTPGSASFPGQAVNGPGSGYAYSLPSTPVVAHRELRVAQGEGGGSINARSLKGIPRRPSLFKNRESDKKAGDAKGDLSGVRGVPIKQSILWKRSGSSLNKEWKKKYVTLSNNGTLSYHSSSSDYTQNIHGKEIDLLRVTVKVPGKRPPRAVAPAGPSPVPPSSTPGVNGLSKEPAAADSTSTVPQLCPATLSVVDDRSGGLSPQGGERGLQRCPSSLSTKAQSVDALEGTASPFAGKDPGQSSPMSDRKKNRRKKSMNQKGDAAVGQAEAKRKMWKLKSFGSLRNINKTEEENADFIVVSFTGQTWHFEAPSLEERDSWVSAIESQILASLQSCESGRNKARRSSQSEAVALQAIRNAKGNGLCVDCEAPNPTWASLNLGALICIECSGIHRNLGTHLSRVRSLDLDDWPGELTQVLAAIGNHMANSIWESCTQGRTKPTPNATREERESWIRAKYEQRAFVSPLQPPSGPNPPDDNMPVWLLSAVTDRDLPRLLLLLAHSTKDQINAPPAGSTSTRSALHAACQLGDVVMTQLLVWYGIDVRAKDNQGQTAMMMARKTGSKGCMDILLQHGCPNDTSPTAAATPILARRSSTASLGRTSSRKRVS
- the agap2 gene encoding arf-GAP with GTPase, ANK repeat and PH domain-containing protein 2 isoform X4, with the protein product MNSNKSVSSAAIKAEIKRHGSLQSTINRLYKQFERVEDQQLRSGLKVYLHSIQVNIANSQEWTLSRTIPELRLGVLGSLKSGKSALVNKYITGSYAALEKPDGGRYKKEVLVDGQSHLLLIREEPGPPDAQFSSWVDAVILVFSLENEASFQELYQLYSQLSSHRSDIPVIVVGTQDKISSTNPRVIEDQRARQLCIDVRHSLFYETCATYGFNVDRVFSEAAQKIVAQKKQAALQACKSLPNSPSHSGGSTPGSASFPGQAVNGPGSGYAYSLPSTPVVAHRELRVAQGEGGGSINARSLKGIPRRPSLFKNRESDKKAGDAKGDLSGVRGVPIKQSILWKRSGSSLNKEWKKKYVTLSNNGTLSYHSSSSDYTQNIHGKEIDLLRVTVKVPGKRPPRAVAPAGPSPVPPSSTPGVNGLSKEPAAADSTSTVPQLCPATLSVVDDRSGGLSPQGGERGLQRCPSSLSTKAQSVDALEGTASPFAGKDPGQSSPMSDRKKNRRKKSMNQKGDAAVGQAEAKRKMWKLKSFGSLRNINKTEEENADFIVVSFTGQTWHFEAPSLEERDSWVSAIESQILASLQSCESGRNKARRSSQSEAVALQAIRNAKGNGLCVDCEAPNPTWASLNLGALICIECSGIHRNLGTHLSRVRSLDLDDWPGELTQVLAAIGNHMANSIWESCTQGRTKPTPNATREERESWIRAKYEQRAFVSPLQPPSGPNPPDDNMPVWLLSAVTDRDLPRLLLLLAHSTKDQINAPPAGSTSTRSALHAACQLGDVVMTQLLVWYGIDVRAKDNQGQTAMMMARKTGSKGCMDILLQHGCPNDTSPTAAATPILARRSSTASLGRTSSRKRVS